From a single Metopolophium dirhodum isolate CAU chromosome 6, ASM1992520v1, whole genome shotgun sequence genomic region:
- the LOC132946157 gene encoding sentrin-specific protease 1-like, with protein MACITKWYLNDNVINDYFKLIQERDPSIYCFDTYFHEKYKKNGYLGVKRWTKKINIFSKRKLFFPINITARNFSHWILVVVDIKKNKITHYDSILKGDRAVYRDDVFKYLEQEYQEKFGESLPKNNWKKVKGDNPCQINKVDCGVFVCMYAEYISRDVAFNFCHEHMLFFRKLMAYELLTKQLV; from the coding sequence ATGGCTTGTATCACCAAGTGGTATTTAAACGACAATGTGATCAATGATTATTTCAAATTGATCCAAGAACGTGATCCGAGCATTTACTGCTTTGATACCTATTTTCATgagaagtataaaaaaaatggatatcTAGGTGTGAAGCGTTGGacgaaaaaaatcaatattttttcaaaaagaaaacttttttttccaaTCAATATTACAGCACGCAATTTTTCACACTGGATCCTTGTGGTCGTCGATATCAAGAAGAATAAAATCACACATTACGACAGTATCTTAAAAGGTGACCGAGCTGTATATCGGGatgatgtatttaaatacttagagCAAGAGTACCAGGAAAAATTCGGTGAATCTCTACCTAAAAACAACTGGAAAAAAGTTAAAGGTGATAATCCCTGTCAAATCAACAAAGTAGACTGTGGCGTCTTTGTCTGTATGTATGCAGAATATATATCAAGAGATGTTGCATTCAATTTTTGTCACGAACATATGCTGTTTTTTAGGAAATTGATGGCATACGAACTTCTTACTAAACAACTTGTATGA
- the LOC132947101 gene encoding inhibitor of growth protein 4-like, producing the protein MTSALYLEHYLDSLENLPVELQRNLTLMQLLDSKVQELMLNIDKLANDYMSNVKRYSVEKKNETMTIIQRQFDKAKEYSDDKFQLAKENYELVDKHIRKLDSELARFEAEIQSKAISARKNIEEGSQKRGHTKTKDKEVKKESASSEEEIVTKTSKKKQLKKVRAKSTSAAPSKTSLVSVVTNQTNPTKSVASVTIETRSLTGALVGAGVAHSAEVLDMPVDPNEPTYCLCNQVSYGEMIGCDNPDCPIEWFHFACVKLITKPKGKWFCPKCITVRKKK; encoded by the exons atgactTCAGCGCTATACCTGGAACATTATTTGGACA GTTTGGAGAACCTTCCTGTTGAATTACAGCGAAACTTGACTCTGATGCAACTCCTCGACTCGAAAGTTCAAGAACTGATGCTCAACATTGACAAACTGGCCAACGATTATATGTCAAATGTCAAGAGATActctgtagaaaaaaaaaatgaaactatgACCATCATACAACGTCAGTTTGACAAAGCGAAAGAATATAGTGATGATAAATTTCAACTGGCTAAAGAAAATTATGAATTG GTGGATAAACATATTAGAAAATTAGATTCAGAGTTAGCCCGTTTTGAAGCCGAAATTCAAAGCAAAGCTATCAGCGCTAGGAAAAATATAGAGGAAGGTTCACAAAAAC GAGGACATACAAAGACTAAAGACAAAGAAGTTAAAAAGGAAAGTGCATCAAGTGAAGAAGAAATCGTTACtaaaacatctaaaaaaaaacaattgaaaaaag TAAGAGCAAAATCGACCAGTGCAGCTCCTAGCAAAACATCTTTGGTCAGTGTTGTCACTAATCAGACAAACCCTACCAAAAGCGTAGCCAGTGTTACAATAGAGACTAGATCTCTTACTGGTGCATTGGTCGGTGCTGGAGTTGCTCACTCGGCTGAAGTATTAGACATGCCTGTTGATCCAAATGAACCGACATACTGTTTATGCAACCAAGTTTCATATGGTGAAATGATAGGTTGTGATAACCCAGAC tgtCCTATTGAATGGTTCCATTTTGCATGTGTCAAATTAATTACGAAGCCCAAAGGAAAATGGTTCTGCCCAAAATGTATTACAGTCAGgaagaaaaaataa